Genomic segment of Oncorhynchus keta strain PuntledgeMale-10-30-2019 chromosome 5, Oket_V2, whole genome shotgun sequence:
ttcctggttggatttttctcatttcttttgcctgccatatgagttgttttatactcatagacatcattcaaaccgttttagaaacttcacagtatggcagcaacacatggtacaaacattattgggaacaggtgttgtatatggaggaagagggatgctGTCTATCTCAGAtatgggggagtgaggcctagGAAGGTTTTACAAGTAAGCATTCTTGCGactggtatacagagatgaccagtagagtgcagtgatgtgtcctataagaaacattggcaaatctgatggtagaatggtaaagaacatctagccgctcaagagcacccttacctgccgctCTCTAAATTACATCTCCGTATTCTGGGTAGGATGGTCGTTTGGCAGCGGGGTGAAAGGAGCGACTGAtggaggaaaccaagtctagatgtaACTTTAGGCTGCAGCTTTGGTATGAAATGCCCTAGTTTAAAACGCATGTTCTCATTCTTCTGTCTCCAGGTTTGCCTAGTTCCAGACTGTGGCAAGTGTTCAGCCTGCAAGGACATGATCAAGTTCGGGGGTAGTGGTCGCAGCAAGCAGGCTTGTCAGAAGAGGAGGTAAGTTAGCTGGTCTTTAGTGCCCCTCTTCCCCTTGGCTGCCTAGATAAATGGTGCCTGCCATGGCTGTAACTGAACACTCATACCATTTTTGTTCCAGAACACTTCCTTCCCATGAGCTCATTCTGGAAAAATGCTAGACAGTTCCGAGACTCTTAAAACTAACTCGACTCgattttattttttaactgcCACCAAGTGTGAACTGGGCCATGGGGTGGAACTGGGAATGGGGCTATGCTAGCCAGCTGATGTACATCTTCAGAGCCCTTTATTTCAAACTGGGGGCTTATGTTGTAGGTATGGTGGCTTGAACTCATTGACAAGGGAGCAAATCACATTAGCGAATGTAATTTCCCCACCAGATGCCCCAACCTGGCAGTAAAGGAGGCTGAGGATGATgagaacatagaggaggaagagttgtTGCCTGTAAAGGCCCCTTCAAAGAAGGTGTCCAAGGCCAAGACTAAGAAGCAGAGCAATGGCAAGCTGACCTGGGTTGGAGACTCAATCAAAGTATGTACTCCTTAGTGTTGATGTTCTTAACCTCAAACTGATCAAAATATCCCTTGGTACACCAGACTTTtaatataaaaaaatgtatgtaatttcACTGACTTGCTGCAATGCAAACAGCTATTGGGATAaaggttctctcctctccctcctgtgttcAGACTGAGGGGAAGAAGCAGTACTACATGAAGGTGCGTATGGACAACGAGGTGCTGGAGGTGGGAGACTGTGTTTCTGTCAGCTCTGATGACCCATCAATCCTGCTCTACCTGGCCAGGTAGGTCCTATAACAGTTTAAGAATCTTGACTTCGCCTTTTCTATTGGTTTCTGTCTGGGTCAGGTGTTTACTGTCTTGGGTCTCCAGGATCACATCCCTGTGGGAGGACAACAATGGGAAGTGGTTTCATGCCCACTGGTTTTGCCGTGGTACAGATACTGTACTGGGGGAGTCCTCTGACCCTCTGGAGTTGTTCCTGGTCGAGGACTGTGAAGACATGCAGCTGAGCTACGTAGAGGGCAAGGTCAACGTCATGTACAAGGCCCCTTCAGACAATTGGTTTATGGAGGTAAGAATTCATTGGCTTTATCGCTCTCTAAGCGGAGtcgctagcctggtcccagatctgtgtgcCCGGTCTTTTCAACTCCTACAGTCATTGCCATGCCACTTGTCTATACAGTCACTACTCAATGCACCTCATCACTGATGTATTTCGTACCACTGTGTTTCCAGGGTGGCATGGTAGAGGACATCAAGGTGATTGACGATGACAATGGGAAGAATTTCTTCTACCAGCTGTGGTACGAAGGAGACTGTGCCCGCTTTGAGACCCCGCCCACCTTCACACCCCAAGAGGACTGCAAGTTAAAGTGAGTCATAATTGACATTTGACAGCCCTATCCGTGCTATAAGTACTTACATTTGGAGCTCTGAAAATCTAGTACTGGAATACCTTGAAAAGTGAACATTTCCTCTGTGTGGTTCTTGAAAAGTCATTTTGAAATGTGTTTTAGCCAAGGTTTTTTATTCTCCTGCTCCAACGATTTCATTTCTAATCAGTTTGATGTGGACTTTCATTTCTTTCCTACAGTTTCAATTGACTGGTGTTGCGGTAAAACCATGTACGGTTATTATGACATCAAATGTTGTCTCGAACGTGGCTTGCCATACAAAGGGACATTTTGGCTGTTTTTTGTTTGAGAAACATGATACAATACCCTACATCTCAAATGGCAAAATGTTGAATTCCAATGCATAGTGCCTTTGGAAAGGCTTGTCAAGTGGTAATGCTGTTTTTCTTCTATACTGCAATTCAATACAAATTGAGGTCTTCAAATTACAATTCAGTGCTTGAAAGTCGTTGAATTTTACTTAGCAATGTCTATGAACCTTAAGTGTTTGACATTTTGATAGGAGGATTAGTAAGTTGGTCTTGGGTTACCGTGTCCCCTGTATTTCAGCTTCTGTGCCAGCTGTAGTAGagctgaggagagggaagagaaggagactcCTCGGGTGTTTGAACCCATAAAGGATGAGGACCACGACTCCAAGGCCTTATATGCTCTGGCCTGCCTGAAGGGAGAGCAGTTCAGGGTGGGAGACAACTGCTACCTACCGCCCGACGCATACAACTTCAGGTGAGTGGAACATCCAGGAATACTGACACTTAtacatggcattgttgaatacttgtttctgaTTGGTAAGCTAGGTTTGGTTTGTTAAACTAGCAAGTCTAGTTGCCTTGGTGACCAAAACAATGTACCAGTAGTGATCTTGTGAACTTGCTatctacttcagtggatgttaaacatttctagtggcaaatgtgttcaattatagccTTGGTATAAAAGGCATCAACTCTGGACTCTAAgcattctctggacaataatgcaACTCCATGGCATTTTAGTTCAGCTCTGCTAGCACATTGTGGAACACCTTCCACATTCATGATTTTCATAGGATGCAAAGCCCCTCGTTGATTCTCTTGCATCAGTGGTATTCAAAGTTTGTGTCGTGGGGTAATTGCAGTGGGGTCGCAACAACACAAATTAAGAGTACAGGTTATTGTATGGGACAGTAGACAAATGTTTTTAAGAactgttaacctctctgggatatgtgacgctagtgtcccacctggccaaaacccAGTGAAAAtacagagcaccaaattcaaataaattactataaaaatctaactttcatgaaatcgcacatgtaagataccaaattaaagctacacctgttgtgaatccagccaacatgtcagatttcaaaagggcttttcggcgaaagcaaacgctgctattatctgaggatagcacctccgtaaacaaagaagcctatttcaaccctgcaggtgtgacacaacgcagaaataaaaatataattcatgccttacctttgacgagcttcttttgtcggcactccaatatgtccaattaactcttggaactacccatcccgtATCCAGGAGAATtgtcaactacactaattagtatagcgcaacggtcaaaaaatattactagaaaatattcatgaaatcacaagtgaaatggtgaaacacagcttagccttttgttaatcaccctgtcatctcagattttgaagttgtgctttacagccaaagcaagacaagcgtttgtaagtttatcgatagcctagcatagtattatgtccagctagcagcaggaaacttggtcacaaatcagaaaagcaatcaaatgacccgttaacctttgatcttcagatgttttcactgacgagactcccagttagacagcaaatgttccataaagattatttttatacccaaaataccgcAGTTTGTTTCACGTTATGATGAGAAATCCATCGAAAATAGAGGTCACGACATCGCCGAAAAACATTCCAAATAATATCgacaaacatggcaaatgttttttataatcaatcctcaaggtgtttttcaaatatctattcgataatatatcaaccgggacaattggcttttcagtaggagcgagagaAATGACTACCTCGGTCTTTTATGCAAAAATCACTGAGCCCTCAGCTGGCCATTTACGCAATGTAGttgtttacgctcattcttcaacataaaggcatGCAACTACGTCAAAATGCTGTAGACTCCTTAGGGAATgcgtagaaaaaggaatctggttgatatccctttcaatgaccaataggggtgcataggaacacaacggtttcaaaataagaggcacttcctgattggattttcctcagggtttcgcctgcaatatcagttctgttatactcagacaatattttgacagttttggaaactttagtgttttctatcctaagctgtcaattatatgcatattctagcatttggtcctgagaaataggtggtttactttgggaatgttattttttccaaaaataaaaatagtgccccctagtttcaggAGTTAAcataaataatcgatcaaattgaagactggaTTATCTGTCTGcaatacaggaggaaaataaactgtagctagctttctggtcacccgcctctatctaacagtacacttgaagtgaccctcgttctgaacagggctacttcattacacaaaggaataacttCAACCAATTTCTGAAGAcactgacatccagtggaagcgttaggaactgcaagaaggtcccttagaaatctggattcccaatgtaAAACGCATtaaagagtgacctcaaaaaacaaaacaaaagatCTGAAGGGGtttgcctgctaaataagttctgttatacttagacatgattcaaaccgttttagaaacttcagtgttttctatccaaatctactaataataatatgcatatcttatcttctggggatgagtaacaggcagttgaatttgggcatgcatttcatctggatgtgaaaatactgtcccctgtcaccaagaagttacgGGATAAATCTAATGAATTTAAGATTTTcaattttaccaggcaagtcagttaagaacatagggcagaacgacagatttgtaccgtgtcagctcgggggtttgaactcgcaaccttccggttcctagtccaacgctctaaccactaggctacgctgccgccccaagatAGTTTGATGTAAATCTAATTGTATTGATTTGGGAGGGGTGGGTCCCAAGAGATTCTGGTGCAAAAATGGGGTCCCTGCTGAAAGTTTCAGTACCACTGCCTTACATAGGCATGGTCTCCATTGGGGACAACTAGGCAAATCCTCGTGTTGGCAAATTCAACATCAGCTTTTAATTTTAAAATCTCCCCTTACATTAACATTATTTTCTTGTGTGCTCAGTGTGAAGGCAGCCAGTCCAGTGAAGCGTCCTCACAGGAAGGAGGACGTGGATGAGGAGTTGTACCCAGAGTACTACAGGAAGCATTCAGACTACATCAAGGGCTCCAACCTGGATGCCCCTGAGCCCTTCAGAGTGGGACGCATCAAGGAGATCTTCTGCCACAGACGCAGCAACGGGAAGGCTGACGTGTCTGAAGTCAAACTGCGTTTGTACAAGTTCTACAGGTGAGCACCCAAGTCTAATGTCATGGTAGAACTGCAAAGAAAGACCCCTTGGGTCCATGTCAAATTTAGTGACTTTTGTACAATGAGAATTTTGGCCTAAAATGAATCTCTTCACTGTAAGGGATGTGAACTGGTGCAAATACGTGCATGTCTGTATTTTGGTTTTACTGTGCTCTTAATGTTCACCCTCTGTCAGGCCTGAAAACACTCACAAGGGGGCGAAGGCAGGTTACCACACAGACATCAACCAGCTGTACTGGAGTGACGAGGAAGTGACAGTCAACATGTCAGAGGTTTTGGGCCGGTGTCGTGTGGAGTACGGAGAGGACCTGAATGAGACCGTTCAGGACTTCTCCTCAGGTGGACCTGACCGATTCTACTTCCTTGAGGTGAGGCTGGACTAGATGAGAAGCAATTGAGCAACTTTAACTTCACATATTATTCTTGGCTGCTAAGTAGCTgaaatgcttgttcaatgaagtTTGCTCAAGATGGTAATATCGGTCTCCTTCTAACTCAAAGGCTTATAATGCCAAGTCCAAGAGCTTTGAGGACCCACCCAACCATGCCCGCTCTGCTGTGAACAAGGGCAAGGGGAAAGGGAAGGGCAAAGGTAACTACTCTCCTCTGTGGGACTTATTGCCAGTCACATAGTTCTCTCCTTTTAAAATGGCCTCATGCCTATTATAGGTAAAGGCTTGTCATGAGGCTTCTCCGACTACTGTTGTAACTGTGGCTCCAAACCCCCTGCCCTCCAGGTAAAGGGAAGTCGTCTTCTGCTCAGGAGCCTCCAGACCAGGAGCCTCAGGACCCCAAGGTACCCAAGCTGCGTACCCTGGATGTGTTCTCTGGCTGCGGTGGGCTCTCTGAAGGCTTCCACCAAGCTGGTTAGTAGTTTCTTCACTTCAACAGCTTGGGAAATGTCTAAGTTGTGGGTGACCGAGGGAACTTATTTTAATATACAGGGAGAATTTCTTACAAGAGTGAAGTTAAGTGTTTGTCAGGCCACATAGTGACTGCAATTTGTTGCTCCTACCTGTCAGGTATCGCTGAGACTCTGTGGGCCATTGAGATGTGGGACCCAGCAGCCCAGGCCTTCAGACTGAACAACCCGGGCACCACAGTGTTTACAGAGGACTGCAATGTGCTGTTAAAGCTGGTGATGTCTGGAGAGAAGACCAACTCCCTGGGCCAGCGGCTGCCCCAGAAGGGAGACGTGGAGATGCTGTGTGGAGGCCCTCCCTGTCAAGGCTTCAGCGGCATGAACCGCTTCAACTCCAGAACCTACTCCAAATTCAAAAACTCTCTGGTGGTGTCTTATCTCAGGTCAGTTAAACATATGTAGGGTTATATTATTGATCTGTCCAAGTACAGAAGCTCCAGTCTTAAGTGGTTGCTGTGTAGTTGTATACTTTCCCCTAATGTGTATTCTCCTATAGTTACTGCGACTACTACAGACCCAAGTTCTTCCTGCTTGAGAACGTGAGGAACTTTGTCTCCTTCAAAAGCTCCATGGTCCTGAAACTGACTCTGCGCTGTCTTGTCCGCATGGGCTATCAGTGCACATTCGGAGTCCTTCAGGTGAGTTATTAGTTAACTTAAGCTGGCATGTTTCTTTCTGATTTATGAATCCAATAGTCTGTAGTATTATGCAATTTTAGTTATGGTGCTACATGTTGTGAAAGTCATCCATGGGATATGCTTAAGCCTGACCTCTGCTGTCCACTTCCCAGGCTGGGCAGTACGGTGTGGCTCAGACGCGGCGCAGGGCCATCATCCTGGCGGCCGCGCCTGGGGAGAAGCTTCCTCGCTACCCAGAGCCCCTGCATGTGTTTGCTCCCCGGGCATGCTCTCTCAACGTGGTGGTGGACGATAAGAAATATTTCAGCAACGTCACACGGTAACCAGCCAATGTAAACGCGTGTTGTGTAGCTTGTGATGTGAAGGATGAGGGTTGTCTAGGGTTGTCTAGTTATTTATTGTTCCTTCCTGTTTCAGAGGTAATGGCGGTGTGTACAGGACCATCACAGTCAGGGACACCATGTCTGACCTGCCAGAGATCCGCAACGGAGCGTCTGCTCTGGAGATTTCCTACAATGGAGAGCCCCAGTCCTGGTTCCAGAGGCAGATCAGAGGCACACAGTACCAGCCCATCCTCAAAGACCACATCTGCAAGGTACAGTTGCTGCCTCATAGTTACAATCACCTGGTGGCTCAGCATTAACTTGTTAGAGCAGCCAAAGGTGTGGCTCTGTCTTCTCTTGGATAATTTAGTCAGCTATTAGACTCCAGTGCAGCTTAGTGAAAAGCTGTTTTGGTTTTTACGGAAACAGAGAGCCACCACACTTGGAGAGCAAATTTGTAGTGCCTCTAATGCTTGCTGTGTTGGTTCAATTCATGGCGTGTGGTGACTGTCTACATGAGTGTATCAAAACAGGAATGGATCATCTCGGAAGTAGAACTAGGAGTAAAAATCGTTGCTTCTCAATGGAGTTATGCAATGCCCCATATATGCACTGAACTGTCACAAGGATGGATGGCTTCCCCTTAAACAAAGTCCCTCTTTTGTTCCCAGGACTTGAGTGCCCTTGTTGCTGCCCGTATGAGGCACATCCCCCTGGCGCCTGGCTCTGACTGGAGGGACCTGCCCAACATTGAGGTCCGGCTGAGAGATGGGACCTCATCCAAGAAGCTCCGCTACACCCACCCTGACAAGAAGAATGGTCGCAGCAGCTCTGGAGCATTGAGGGGTGTTTGTACTTGTTCAGGAGGTACTACATTTCATGGATATTTAGGCCATACAAATGTTATGAAATGCTTAatggatttaaaaatatatatttttaaaaaatcagtCATCAGTTTAGCCTCTTGGCTAAAACATTGGGTGCTTTGAGTGTTCATGACTCTGACAAATAGTCTTAACATGTTCATTTTTATGGCACTTTAGGTCAATGGCAAATCCAAGGGGTTGTTGTAATGCTGTCTGTAGATATGTTCTTATTGCCATCCTGTCCTCTAGGGGTGCCCTGTGACCCTGCTGACAGGCAGTTCAACACACTGATCCCCTGGTGTTTGCCCCACACGGGGAACCGCCATAACCATTGGGCTGGCCTCTACGGCAGGCTGGAGTGGGACGGCTTCTTCAGCACCACCGTTACCAACCCTGAGCCCATGGGCAAGCAGGTAAAATCTAATACTGTACCAGTTCTATTGATGAATGGCTAGGACCATTTCACCTCGGGACACAGCCATGTAATAACATGTACAGTGGTTGTAAATACTAGTCTATAGAAATGTATTGGGGTCCCTTCCTCAGAGCTGTAATGTTGGCTGCTTTGGGTCCTAAAATGTCCCGGCATGTGTCAGGGTCGTGTCCTGCATCCAGAGCAGCACCGAGTGGTCAGTGTGAGGGAGTGTGCGCGCTCTCAGGGCTTCCCTGATACCTACCGCTTCTTCGGAAACGTTCTGGACAAACACAGACAGGTACTGACTTggtctctctgttctccatctggAATTCAATCCCCTCCCAGAAAATGCCTTAGTGACACTGTCCCCCCCAAATCAGGTTGGCAACGCTGTTCCTCCACCACTC
This window contains:
- the LOC118384544 gene encoding DNA (cytosine-5)-methyltransferase 1-like isoform X1 — protein: MPANTSLSLPVDVRKRLEVLEKDEDGISDEDLVKEKVELVQDFLHADAQDQLSSLKAKMKSSEISMDGYLSKVKALLGRELCVENGSHGDVVEQNCKNGKTNGSAANGDSHKEEDDDGIMDTKEADAMKSPSAPKGKGGRKIKSDSEPKKSPGSRVTRNSVSGKQPTILSMFSKVQKCKSEVNGEVTNGKVEEQEKIERDMEEEETPEEKRFKVEPDNKPVAEDATREKMKQVAPAKTPPPKCPDCRQYLDDSDLKLFQGDPDNALDEPEMLTDERLSLFDSNEDGFENYEELPQHKITNFCVYDKCGHLCPFDSGLIEKNVELYFSCAVKPIYDDNPCMDGGVPAKKLGPINAWWITGFDGGEKALIGFTTAFADYILMDPREEYAPIFAVMQEKIYMSKMVVEFLQKNPDVSYEDLLNKIETTVPPAGLNFNRFTEDTLLRHAQFVVEQVESYDEAGDSDEQPIIVTPCMRDLIKLAGVTLGKSMLLYWRAARRQAIRHPTKIEKDSKGGPTRATTTKLVYKIFDTFFSDQIDQNEKDGGIKRQRCGVCEVCLVPDCGKCSACKDMIKFGGSGRSKQACQKRRCPNLAVKEAEDDENIEEEELLPVKAPSKKVSKAKTKKQSNGKLTWVGDSIKTEGKKQYYMKVRMDNEVLEVGDCVSVSSDDPSILLYLARITSLWEDNNGKWFHAHWFCRGTDTVLGESSDPLELFLVEDCEDMQLSYVEGKVNVMYKAPSDNWFMEGGMVEDIKVIDDDNGKNFFYQLWYEGDCARFETPPTFTPQEDCKLNFCASCSRAEEREEKETPRVFEPIKDEDHDSKALYALACLKGEQFRVGDNCYLPPDAYNFSVKAASPVKRPHRKEDVDEELYPEYYRKHSDYIKGSNLDAPEPFRVGRIKEIFCHRRSNGKADVSEVKLRLYKFYRPENTHKGAKAGYHTDINQLYWSDEEVTVNMSEVLGRCRVEYGEDLNETVQDFSSGGPDRFYFLEAYNAKSKSFEDPPNHARSAVNKGKGKGKGKGKGKSSSAQEPPDQEPQDPKVPKLRTLDVFSGCGGLSEGFHQAGIAETLWAIEMWDPAAQAFRLNNPGTTVFTEDCNVLLKLVMSGEKTNSLGQRLPQKGDVEMLCGGPPCQGFSGMNRFNSRTYSKFKNSLVVSYLSYCDYYRPKFFLLENVRNFVSFKSSMVLKLTLRCLVRMGYQCTFGVLQAGQYGVAQTRRRAIILAAAPGEKLPRYPEPLHVFAPRACSLNVVVDDKKYFSNVTRGNGGVYRTITVRDTMSDLPEIRNGASALEISYNGEPQSWFQRQIRGTQYQPILKDHICKDLSALVAARMRHIPLAPGSDWRDLPNIEVRLRDGTSSKKLRYTHPDKKNGRSSSGALRGVCTCSGGVPCDPADRQFNTLIPWCLPHTGNRHNHWAGLYGRLEWDGFFSTTVTNPEPMGKQGRVLHPEQHRVVSVRECARSQGFPDTYRFFGNVLDKHRQVGNAVPPPLSRAIGLEIKKCVLERIKEHDDTKENEKENLKQEKMVSD
- the LOC118384544 gene encoding DNA (cytosine-5)-methyltransferase 1-like isoform X3; its protein translation is MPANTSLSLPVDVRKRLEVLEKDEDGISDEDLVKEKVELVQDFLHADAQDQLSSLKAKMKSSEISMDGYLSKVKALLGRELCVENGSHGDVVEQNCKNGKTNGSAANGDSHKEEDDDGIMDTKEADAMKSPSAPKGKGGRKIKSDSEPKKSPGSRVTRNSVSGKQPTILSMFSKVQKCKSEVNGEVTNGKVEEQEKIERDMEEEETPEEKRFKVEPDNKPVAEDATREKMKQVAPAKTPPPKCPDCRQYLDDSDLKLFQGDPDNALDEPEMLTDERLSLFDSNEDGFENYEELPQHKITNFCVYDKCGHLCPFDSGLIEKNVELYFSCAVKPIYDDNPCMDGGVPAKKLGPINAWWITGFDGGEKALIGFTTAFADYILMDPREEYAPIFAVMQEKIYMSKMVVEFLQKNPDVSYEDLLNKIETTVPPAGLNFNRFTEDTLLRHAQFVVEQVESYDEAGDSDEQPIIVTPCMRDLIKLAGVTLGKSMLLYWRAARRQAIRHPTKIEKDSKGGPTRATTTKLVYKIFDTFFSDQIDQNEKDGGIKRQRCGVCEVCLVPDCGKCSACKDMIKFGGSGRSKQACQKRRCPNLAVKEAEDDENIEEEELLPVKAPSKKVSKAKTKKQSNGKLTWVGDSIKTEGKKQYYMKVRMDNEVLEVGDCVSVSSDDPSILLYLARITSLWEDNNGKWFHAHWFCRGTDTVLGESSDPLELFLVEDCEDMQLSYVEGKVNVMYKAPSDNWFMEGGMVEDIKVIDDDNGKNFFYQLWYEGDCARFETPPTFTPQEDCKLNFCASCSRAEEREEKETPRVFEPIKDEDHDSKALYALACLKGEQFRVGDNCYLPPDAYNFSVKAASPVKRPHRKEDVDEELYPEYYRKHSDYIKGSNLDAPEPFRVGRIKEIFCHRRSNGKADVSEVKLRLYKFYRPENTHKGAKAGYHTDINQLYWSDEEVTVNMSEVLGRCRVEYGEDLNETVQDFSSGGPDRFYFLEAYNAKSKSFEDPPNHARSAVNKGKGKGKGKGKGKSSSAQEPPDQEPQDPKVPKLRTLDVFSGCGGLSEGFHQAGIAETLWAIEMWDPAAQAFRLNNPGTTVFTEDCNVLLKLVMSGEKTNSLGQRLPQKGDVEMLCGGPPCQGFSGMNRFNSRTYSKFKNSLVVSYLSYCDYYRPKFFLLENVRNFVSFKSSMVLKLTLRCLVRMGYQCTFGVLQAGQYGVAQTRRRAIILAAAPGEKLPRYPEPLHVFAPRACSLNVVVDDKKYFSNVTRGNGGVYRTITVRDTMSDLPEIRNGASALEISYNGEPQSWFQRQIRGTQYQPILKDHICKDLSALVAARMRHIPLAPGSDWRDLPNIEVRLRDGTSSKKLRYTHPDKKNGRSSSGALRGVCTCSGGVPCDPADRQFNTLIPWCLPHTGNRHNHWAGLYGRLEWDGFFSTTVTNPEPMGKQSCNVGCFGS
- the LOC118384544 gene encoding DNA (cytosine-5)-methyltransferase 1-like isoform X2 translates to MPANTSLSLPVDVRKRLEVLEKDEDGISDEDLVKEKVELVQDFLHADAQDQLSSLKAKMKSSEISMDGYLSKVKALLGRELCVENGSHGDVVEQNCKNGKTNGSAANGDSHKEEDDDGIMDTKEADAMKSPSAPKGKGGRKIKSDSEPKKSPGSRVTRNSVSGKQPTILSMFSKVQKCKSEVNGEVTNGKVEEQEKIERDMEEEETPEEKRFKVEPDNKPVAEDATREKMKQVAPAKTPPPKCPDCRQYLDDSDLKLFQGDPDNALDEPEMLTDERLSLFDSNEDGFENYEELPQHKITNFCVYDKCGHLCPFDSGLIEKNVELYFSCAVKPIYDDNPCMDGGVPAKKLGPINAWWITGFDGGEKALIGFTTAFADYILMDPREEYAPIFAVMQEKIYMSKMVVEFLQKNPDVSYEDLLNKIETTVPPAGLNFNRFTEDTLLRHAQFVVEQVESYDEAGDSDEQPIIVTPCMRDLIKLAGVTLGKRRAARRQAIRHPTKIEKDSKGGPTRATTTKLVYKIFDTFFSDQIDQNEKDGGIKRQRCGVCEVCLVPDCGKCSACKDMIKFGGSGRSKQACQKRRCPNLAVKEAEDDENIEEEELLPVKAPSKKVSKAKTKKQSNGKLTWVGDSIKTEGKKQYYMKVRMDNEVLEVGDCVSVSSDDPSILLYLARITSLWEDNNGKWFHAHWFCRGTDTVLGESSDPLELFLVEDCEDMQLSYVEGKVNVMYKAPSDNWFMEGGMVEDIKVIDDDNGKNFFYQLWYEGDCARFETPPTFTPQEDCKLNFCASCSRAEEREEKETPRVFEPIKDEDHDSKALYALACLKGEQFRVGDNCYLPPDAYNFSVKAASPVKRPHRKEDVDEELYPEYYRKHSDYIKGSNLDAPEPFRVGRIKEIFCHRRSNGKADVSEVKLRLYKFYRPENTHKGAKAGYHTDINQLYWSDEEVTVNMSEVLGRCRVEYGEDLNETVQDFSSGGPDRFYFLEAYNAKSKSFEDPPNHARSAVNKGKGKGKGKGKGKSSSAQEPPDQEPQDPKVPKLRTLDVFSGCGGLSEGFHQAGIAETLWAIEMWDPAAQAFRLNNPGTTVFTEDCNVLLKLVMSGEKTNSLGQRLPQKGDVEMLCGGPPCQGFSGMNRFNSRTYSKFKNSLVVSYLSYCDYYRPKFFLLENVRNFVSFKSSMVLKLTLRCLVRMGYQCTFGVLQAGQYGVAQTRRRAIILAAAPGEKLPRYPEPLHVFAPRACSLNVVVDDKKYFSNVTRGNGGVYRTITVRDTMSDLPEIRNGASALEISYNGEPQSWFQRQIRGTQYQPILKDHICKDLSALVAARMRHIPLAPGSDWRDLPNIEVRLRDGTSSKKLRYTHPDKKNGRSSSGALRGVCTCSGGVPCDPADRQFNTLIPWCLPHTGNRHNHWAGLYGRLEWDGFFSTTVTNPEPMGKQGRVLHPEQHRVVSVRECARSQGFPDTYRFFGNVLDKHRQVGNAVPPPLSRAIGLEIKKCVLERIKEHDDTKENEKENLKQEKMVSD